A portion of the Leifsonia sp. EB41 genome contains these proteins:
- a CDS encoding DUF4190 domain-containing protein — MSNTQPVAASEGLHPDGGPSARRGNGFGVAALILGIFSLVFAFVPFVSYAAIFAGAIAVVLAVIGLTRKFRSRGTSVAGLVTGVIGLVLAIVMTTLYAAIFFGISKAVDDTNKAAATTHTVVYSVSGAAQDADVTYSTFTNGTSGTEQSSSTPLPFTKTITVKGSKDSLSFNSFDLSAMNGAADTGTISCTVTVDGRTIASQTSSGSFASVNCSGTN, encoded by the coding sequence ATGTCCAACACCCAGCCCGTCGCAGCATCTGAAGGCCTCCACCCCGACGGTGGACCGTCCGCGAGAAGGGGCAACGGATTCGGCGTAGCCGCGCTGATCCTCGGCATCTTCTCGCTCGTCTTTGCGTTCGTGCCTTTCGTGAGCTACGCGGCGATCTTCGCCGGGGCGATCGCCGTGGTTCTCGCCGTCATCGGCCTGACCAGGAAGTTCCGCTCGCGCGGCACATCGGTCGCCGGCCTAGTCACCGGGGTGATCGGGCTCGTACTCGCCATCGTGATGACGACGCTTTACGCCGCCATCTTCTTCGGGATCTCCAAGGCGGTTGACGACACCAACAAGGCGGCCGCCACCACTCACACGGTCGTCTACAGCGTCAGCGGCGCAGCGCAGGACGCCGACGTGACCTATTCCACTTTCACCAACGGCACCTCGGGAACCGAGCAGTCCAGCAGCACGCCGCTGCCGTTCACCAAGACCATCACCGTGAAGGGGTCAAAGGACAGCCTCTCCTTCAACTCGTTCGACCTGAGCGCGATGAACGGTGCCGCTGACACCGGCACGATCTCCTGCACGGTCACGGTCGACGGCAGGACGATCGCTAGCCAGACCAGCTCGGGAAGCTTCGCGAGCGTGAACTGCAGCGGGACCAACTAG
- a CDS encoding sensor histidine kinase, which produces MIGWIQDTRRAIRWATSIRSGVGDRKYGLARATPDRKMVVGETAPPYDQHMTVAPPPPASGWDAPTIPEPSAPPRSRARRAWALTGSITLAVLCSLLAIAVAGNDGTEGTTFPPIIRAVAGLGAFPMIAVSVLLVWRHRMPVLVSSLATGVALLVPTTPLPALIALAALAAARRGWLLWTMVAATYVATAAAFCWDIASPTSSLSDFVGSPIAGSTARLSLLWSVPVLAAFAVAPFAGFGIARRVRLERDAARRGTATATRNMAALHQEVSLERERQELAREIHDTLAARLSAVSLQAGALELTVGEENVQAAEAARAVRQSAQTSLEDLRNVVRVLRNPAAASASSTGLNDLGQLIDSSLREGTDVRAQILVTDPGSCDSEVAHACYRVVQESISNVRRHAPGATLFVEVRGGPETGLTIRAVNWLMPDAPRASSSGGHGLTGMSERAELVGGTFQAGPTAEGSFGVVAWLPWARR; this is translated from the coding sequence GTGATCGGCTGGATTCAGGACACCAGGCGCGCCATCCGCTGGGCCACGTCAATCCGGTCCGGTGTGGGCGACCGAAAGTACGGTCTGGCGCGGGCGACACCCGACCGAAAGATGGTGGTTGGTGAAACCGCCCCGCCCTACGATCAACACATGACCGTCGCTCCCCCACCGCCCGCCAGTGGCTGGGATGCCCCGACGATCCCCGAGCCGTCCGCACCACCGCGATCACGCGCACGACGAGCCTGGGCGCTCACCGGTTCGATCACGCTCGCAGTGCTCTGCTCCCTGCTCGCGATCGCGGTTGCCGGGAACGACGGAACCGAGGGGACGACGTTTCCACCGATCATCCGTGCTGTGGCGGGGCTTGGTGCGTTCCCGATGATCGCGGTCTCGGTCCTCTTGGTCTGGCGGCATCGCATGCCTGTCCTTGTCTCGTCACTTGCGACGGGCGTCGCGCTTCTTGTGCCGACCACTCCGCTGCCGGCTCTGATCGCGTTGGCGGCGCTCGCGGCGGCACGTCGCGGCTGGCTGCTCTGGACGATGGTCGCGGCGACCTATGTTGCGACTGCTGCGGCTTTCTGCTGGGACATCGCCTCCCCGACCTCGTCCCTATCCGACTTCGTCGGCTCGCCGATCGCGGGCTCCACGGCGCGGCTCAGCCTCCTCTGGTCGGTACCCGTCCTAGCCGCTTTCGCTGTTGCGCCGTTCGCAGGGTTCGGGATCGCGCGCCGCGTGCGGCTCGAAAGGGATGCGGCCCGGCGCGGAACCGCCACCGCCACACGGAACATGGCCGCCCTGCATCAGGAGGTGTCGCTCGAACGGGAGCGGCAGGAACTCGCGCGGGAGATCCACGACACCCTCGCTGCGCGCCTGAGTGCAGTCTCGTTGCAGGCTGGAGCTCTCGAGCTCACCGTCGGCGAAGAGAACGTCCAGGCGGCGGAGGCCGCCCGCGCTGTCCGGCAGTCCGCGCAGACGTCGCTGGAGGATCTGCGGAACGTGGTCCGGGTGCTCCGCAATCCCGCCGCCGCCTCGGCGTCCAGCACGGGACTCAACGACCTCGGACAGCTGATCGACTCCTCCCTCCGCGAAGGAACGGATGTCCGAGCGCAGATCCTGGTCACCGATCCGGGCTCGTGCGATTCCGAGGTCGCACACGCCTGCTACCGCGTGGTGCAGGAGTCTATCTCCAACGTGCGCCGGCACGCTCCGGGCGCGACGCTATTCGTCGAAGTCCGTGGCGGCCCCGAGACGGGGCTGACGATACGGGCCGTGAACTGGCTGATGCCCGATGCTCCCCGTGCGTCGTCATCGGGAGGTCACGGCCTCACGGGGATGAGTGAAAGAGCCGAACTTGTGGGCGGCACCTTCCAGGCCGGACCGACCGCGGAAGGATCGTTCGGTGTCGTCGCGTGGCTGCCGTGGGCGCGTCGCTAA
- a CDS encoding response regulator encodes MTDLHHPIRVLVVDDDPMVVTGISTILSTSAELAVVGRCADGDEVPRAVAALNPDVVLCDVNMKRVNGIEVAATLAEMPDGPKVLMMTALDDDGLALDAITAGATGFLLKDEDPQRFIEAVHQVARGEVTFSQRAARQLTDWVRSSQTAEVRRAAQQRLAMLTDREREFAVALMSGASDAELAATFFVAETTVKSALTSIKTKWGIRNRTQLAVVVAQAGVS; translated from the coding sequence GTGACCGACCTCCACCATCCGATCCGGGTGCTCGTCGTCGACGACGACCCGATGGTGGTCACTGGCATCAGCACCATCCTCTCCACCTCCGCGGAACTTGCGGTCGTCGGTCGATGCGCCGACGGAGACGAGGTTCCTCGCGCGGTCGCCGCGCTGAATCCCGACGTCGTGCTATGCGACGTCAACATGAAGAGGGTGAACGGCATCGAGGTCGCGGCCACGCTGGCGGAGATGCCCGACGGACCGAAGGTGCTGATGATGACGGCACTGGACGACGATGGCCTCGCCCTCGATGCGATCACCGCCGGTGCGACCGGATTCCTGCTCAAGGACGAAGACCCGCAGCGTTTCATCGAGGCGGTGCACCAGGTGGCCAGAGGCGAAGTCACGTTCTCGCAGCGCGCAGCGCGGCAGCTGACCGACTGGGTCCGCAGCTCCCAGACCGCCGAGGTGCGCCGAGCCGCTCAGCAGCGACTCGCGATGCTCACCGATCGCGAGCGGGAATTCGCCGTCGCGCTCATGAGCGGCGCTTCCGACGCGGAGCTCGCCGCCACATTCTTCGTGGCAGAGACGACGGTCAAATCGGCGCTGACGTCGATCAAGACCAAGTGGGGCATCCGGAACCGGACACAGCTCGCGGTGGTCGTGGCACAAGCCGGGGTTTCCTGA